The Arachis ipaensis cultivar K30076 chromosome B07, Araip1.1, whole genome shotgun sequence genome includes a window with the following:
- the LOC107609803 gene encoding uncharacterized protein At1g04910-like isoform X1 yields the protein MAPQRRRLHHLQRFPLLIPLISAVAAALMFLFALLSLLAPSPNETNHMHRPRQRSSFDVQSEDNAIGDNVFRVPKIIGKLNRGLWSFNNSVNFYGCSNASSEFPKAQAITHPDRYLVIATSGGLNQQRTGITDAVVAARILNSTLVVPKLDQRSFWKDSSNFSEIFDVEWFISFLSKDVKIIKELPAKVRRRSSLYSLRVPRKCSERCYINRILPILQKKHVIQLSKYDYRLANRLDPEYQKLRCRVNYHGLRFTDPILAMGRKLVRRMRMRSKHYIALHLRFEPDMLAFSGCDYGGGEKERKELGAIRKRWKTLHGANPDKQRRQGKCPLTPEEVGLMLRALGYGSGVHIYVASGEIYGGENTLAPLRALFPNIHSKETIAIKEELEPFSSFSSRMAALDFIVCDESDVFVTNNNGNMAKILAGRRRYFGHKPTIRPNAKNLYQLIMNRNNMTWEAFASRVQTFQKGFMGEPNEVRPGRGVFHENPSTCICEDSVPKVGQDSGHRKHGKDNAINENDDDEDYDDSGLPEMEDDDYENDEDLSDRVEKGTYNGTVSDYDAMNSQNPELEEVVSD from the exons ATGGCTCCTCAGAGGCGGCGCCTCCACCATTTGCAGCGTTTCCCTCTCTTGATTCCTCTCATCTCTGCCGTCGCTGCCGCTCTTATGTTTCTCTTCGCGCTACTCTCTCTTCTAGCTCCTTCTCCCAACGAAACTAATCATATGCACCGCCCGCGCCAACGCTCTTCG TTTGACGTTCAATCGGAGGACAACGCTATTGGAGATAATGTGTTCCGCGTTCCG AAAATAATAGGGAAGTTGAATCGCGGACTCTGGAGCTTTAACAATTCCGTAAACTTCTATGGATGTAGCAACGCAAGCAGCGAGTTTCCAA AAGCTCAAGCCATTACTCATCCGGATCGGTATTTGGTAATTGCAACCAGTGGTGGCTTGAATCAACAAAGAACTGGA ATTACAGATGCTGTTGTTGCTGCGCGAATTCTGAATTCTACTCTTGTTGTTCCCAAACTTGATCAACGGTCTTTTTGGAAAGATTCTAG TAACTTCTCGGAGATCTTTGATGTTGAATGGTTTATATCCTTCCTATCAAAAGATGTCAAAATTATCAAGGAACTCCCAGCAAAGGTTCGCCGAAGATCATCTCTGTACTCGTTGCGTGTTCCAAGGAAGTGTAGCGAAAGATGTTATATAAATCGTATATTACCTATACTCCAGAAAAAGCAT GTTATTCAGCTCAGCAAGTATGACTACAGGCTTGCAAACAGGTTGGATCCGGAGTATCAGAAGTTAAGATGTCGAGTTAACTACCATGGGTTAAGATTTACCGACCCAATACTTGCAATGGGTAGAAAATTGGTACGTCGGATGAGGATGAGAAGCAAACATTATATCGCACTGCACCTGAG ATTTGAACCCGATATGCTTGCATTTTCTGGATGCGATTATGGTGGAGGAGAGAAGGAACGGAAAGAACTGGGTGCAATAAGGAAGAGGTGGAAGACGCTACAT GGAGCCAATCCTGATAAGCAAAGAAGACAGGGAAAATGCCCGTTAACCCCAGAAGAAGTTGGTCTCATGCTAAGAGCCTTGGGGTATGGTTCTGGTGTTCATATTTACGTTGCATCAGGGGAAATATATGGAGGGGAAAATACATTGGCACCTCTGAGAGCATTATTTCCTAATATCCATTCAAAAGAGACCATTGCTATTAAGGAAGAATTAGAACCATTTTCTTCATTTTCCTCTCGCATGGCGGCACTTGACTTCATTGTTTGTGATGAAAGTGACGTATTTGTGACCAATAACAATGGTAATATGGCTAAAATATTAGCTGGGCGAAG GAGATACTTTGGGCACAAACCAACCATTCGTCCAAATGCTAAAAATCTCTACCAATTGATCATGAACAGAAATAATATGACTTGGGAAGCTTTTGCTTCCCGTGTACAGACTTTTCAAAAAGGCTTCATGGGGGAACCAAATGAGGTTAGACCAGGCAGAGGCGTGTTTCATGAGAACCCATCTACCTGCATCTGTGAAGATTCTGTGCCCAAAGTGGGCCAAGATTCTGGACATAGAAAACATGGGAAGGATAATGCAATCAATGAAAATGATGATGACGAGGATTATGATGATTCTGGATTGCCAGAAATGGAGGATGATGATTACGAAAATGATGAAGATCTGAGTGATCGAGTAGAGAAGGGTACATACAACGGAACGGTGTCGGACTATGACGCAATGAACTCTCAGAATCCCGAGTTAGAAGAAGTTGTATCAGATTAG
- the LOC107609803 gene encoding uncharacterized protein At1g04910-like isoform X2, with translation MAPQRRRLHHLQRFPLLIPLISAVAAALMFLFALLSLLAPSPNETNHMHRPRQRSSFDVQSEDNAIGDNVFRVPKIIGKLNRGLWSFNNSVNFYGCSNASSEFPKAQAITHPDRYLVIATSGGLNQQRTGITDAVVAARILNSTLVVPKLDQRSFWKDSSNFSEIFDVEWFISFLSKDVKIIKELPAKVRRRSSLYSLRVPRKCSERCYINRILPILQKKHVIQLSKYDYRLANRLDPEYQKLRCRVNYHGLRFTDPILAMGRKLVRRMRMRSKHYIALHLRFEPDMLAFSGCDYGGGEKERKELGAIRKRWKTLHGANPDKQRRQGKCPLTPEEVGLMLRALGYGSGVHIYVASGEIYGGENTLAPLRALFPNIHSKETIAIKEELEPFSSFSSRMAALDFIVCDESDVFVTNNNGNMAKILAGRRNNMTWEAFASRVQTFQKGFMGEPNEVRPGRGVFHENPSTCICEDSVPKVGQDSGHRKHGKDNAINENDDDEDYDDSGLPEMEDDDYENDEDLSDRVEKGTYNGTVSDYDAMNSQNPELEEVVSD, from the exons ATGGCTCCTCAGAGGCGGCGCCTCCACCATTTGCAGCGTTTCCCTCTCTTGATTCCTCTCATCTCTGCCGTCGCTGCCGCTCTTATGTTTCTCTTCGCGCTACTCTCTCTTCTAGCTCCTTCTCCCAACGAAACTAATCATATGCACCGCCCGCGCCAACGCTCTTCG TTTGACGTTCAATCGGAGGACAACGCTATTGGAGATAATGTGTTCCGCGTTCCG AAAATAATAGGGAAGTTGAATCGCGGACTCTGGAGCTTTAACAATTCCGTAAACTTCTATGGATGTAGCAACGCAAGCAGCGAGTTTCCAA AAGCTCAAGCCATTACTCATCCGGATCGGTATTTGGTAATTGCAACCAGTGGTGGCTTGAATCAACAAAGAACTGGA ATTACAGATGCTGTTGTTGCTGCGCGAATTCTGAATTCTACTCTTGTTGTTCCCAAACTTGATCAACGGTCTTTTTGGAAAGATTCTAG TAACTTCTCGGAGATCTTTGATGTTGAATGGTTTATATCCTTCCTATCAAAAGATGTCAAAATTATCAAGGAACTCCCAGCAAAGGTTCGCCGAAGATCATCTCTGTACTCGTTGCGTGTTCCAAGGAAGTGTAGCGAAAGATGTTATATAAATCGTATATTACCTATACTCCAGAAAAAGCAT GTTATTCAGCTCAGCAAGTATGACTACAGGCTTGCAAACAGGTTGGATCCGGAGTATCAGAAGTTAAGATGTCGAGTTAACTACCATGGGTTAAGATTTACCGACCCAATACTTGCAATGGGTAGAAAATTGGTACGTCGGATGAGGATGAGAAGCAAACATTATATCGCACTGCACCTGAG ATTTGAACCCGATATGCTTGCATTTTCTGGATGCGATTATGGTGGAGGAGAGAAGGAACGGAAAGAACTGGGTGCAATAAGGAAGAGGTGGAAGACGCTACAT GGAGCCAATCCTGATAAGCAAAGAAGACAGGGAAAATGCCCGTTAACCCCAGAAGAAGTTGGTCTCATGCTAAGAGCCTTGGGGTATGGTTCTGGTGTTCATATTTACGTTGCATCAGGGGAAATATATGGAGGGGAAAATACATTGGCACCTCTGAGAGCATTATTTCCTAATATCCATTCAAAAGAGACCATTGCTATTAAGGAAGAATTAGAACCATTTTCTTCATTTTCCTCTCGCATGGCGGCACTTGACTTCATTGTTTGTGATGAAAGTGACGTATTTGTGACCAATAACAATGGTAATATGGCTAAAATATTAGCTGGGCGAAG AAATAATATGACTTGGGAAGCTTTTGCTTCCCGTGTACAGACTTTTCAAAAAGGCTTCATGGGGGAACCAAATGAGGTTAGACCAGGCAGAGGCGTGTTTCATGAGAACCCATCTACCTGCATCTGTGAAGATTCTGTGCCCAAAGTGGGCCAAGATTCTGGACATAGAAAACATGGGAAGGATAATGCAATCAATGAAAATGATGATGACGAGGATTATGATGATTCTGGATTGCCAGAAATGGAGGATGATGATTACGAAAATGATGAAGATCTGAGTGATCGAGTAGAGAAGGGTACATACAACGGAACGGTGTCGGACTATGACGCAATGAACTCTCAGAATCCCGAGTTAGAAGAAGTTGTATCAGATTAG